GTGAACATTTCTGGCTATTCCGTCCAGAACAAGACGTTTCAGAGCGCTTTTCTAAATATCGCAAAGGATCGTCATAGGAATTTGATCGTCGAACTGACAGAGACGGCGGAAATTCAGGAAAGGGAGACAGCAAACCATTTCTTTCAACGTCTGAGTGAGTCGGGGATTGATATATGTTTCGATGATTTCGGCGCGGGGGCTGCCGGGCTTCAGTATATTCGTGATTTTCCAGTGGATTTCGTGAAGATTGATGGATCTTATGTCCGGGCATCTCTGACAAATGGGCGACAGAGAGCGATCTTGTATTCAATGATTGAAATGGCTCGGGCGGTCGGTGCCAGGACAATTGCCGAGTTCGTCGAAACCGAAGATCAGGCCCGGCTTATGGAGCAAATGGGCGTGGACTTCATTCAGGGCTGGCTTGTCGGGAAACCCGTGCCTCTGCCTACGATCGAGCGGCTTCTTCGGGGCAGTGGGTTGCGACGATGACATCGGCCTGGCATCGTCCTCGCCGTCATTGAATGAAAGGGTAAGGACACTATCAATTCGCTATCGTCTCACCTCACGATTCATTTTAAGCTGATTTATGCTTTTATAAAAGTCTTATCATTTGCAGAACGTCAACACTGTATCCTATGTTTCCTTCTCTTCTTGCAAAGTTCAAAAAGTCCTGAATCACTTGGAAATCCCTAGCCTCGAGATCGCTTGCCATACGAAACAACGGTGCGGGAACATGCTCTGCGATCTCTGACGGCACATTGCGCTGCTGCAGTACTCTGGCCCGAAACTCTCTATATTCATTGATTCGTGTAATCGCATCGCGCCAGGCGGCGACGAAGCGCGAAGCGTCCGCGGATCGCTGAGCCAGGAACTGGCGTCCGATGGCTGCTCCGGCCGCAAAGGCCTCGATGTCCTCTTGTCCGAGAATCCGGCGCGCGATCACGTTGACCTCAAGACGCCGGGCGACGCCATGAAATAGCGCGAGCGATGGCACAGGCTCCAACGTGTAAATGGCATCGCATCGCCCGGAGGCCAACGCCTCGAGTTGGCGCACTTTAGGCCGTGTGGACAAACCGACTTTGGGGGGGATTCCCAGCCGGGGCCAGGCGTGATTCCACGCTGATCTCTGGCATGGAGATCGGCGTTGCTTCGCGGACTGCTTACGGACGAGGAGTGGTCATTCTTCGAACCCTTCGTGGTGTCCGCCAGCCCGCTCGGCGGCAGGCCCGCCCGCGACCACAGGCGGGTGCTGGACGCCATCTTCTGGATCGCGCGCACCGGCGCGCCGTGGCGTGACCTGCCGGCCGAACTTCGCAACGGGAACTCGGTGTTCCGTCAGTTCCGGCGCTGGACCGCCTCGGGCCTGTGGGACGTGATGCTTGAGGCCCTGGCCGATGGCGGCGGTTACGCCGACCTCCTGCAGATGATCGACAGCACCAGCATCCGGGCGCACCACTGCGCCGCCGGCGGAAGGGGGGGACTCATCGACAGGGTCTTGGCCGCTCGCGAGGTGGGTTGAAGTGCAAGCTCCATATCCGCGGCAACGCGCACGGCCTGCCCATCGCGCTGCATGTGACCGCCGGGCAGGAGGCCGACTGCTCGAACTACGACGCGCTGATGGAGGCGCGCTACAGCGACCCCGCCATCATGCTCGGCAACAAGGGCTACGACAGCGACCCGATCCGACAGGACCTGCGCGACCGCGTCGCCATGCCGGAGATCCCGACCAAGCGGAACCGCCACGTCCAGCATTGCATCACGGGCTTGCGCTGATCGTCCTGGCGCGGCGGCGGAGGCGCGAGGGCGGGATGCTGGAACTGTCCCTGCCCGAGACGCCGGACGGGGAGCCGGCGGTGTTGCTGCCGGAGGCCGAGCACGCCGAACTGGTCGCGGCTGTGCGGGCGGCGGTGCGGGCGCACCCGGAGGCGTGGCGGTATCTCGCCGGGCGGTGATTGGCGCCCCCGCGCCGGGCAAGCGCGCGCGCAGTGTGGGGGACCATGTGGGGGACAGCCTGCCGGGCTTCGGGTAAATCCGGCCTTTCCAATGGCTTAGAGGCAGGCAATGGCGTCCCCGGCGGGATTCGAACCCACGGCCCCCAGATTAGGAATCTGGTGCTCTATCCTGCTGAGCTACGGGGACGGCCGACGGCACCCTAGCCGCCCCGGCCCGTGCGGCCAAGGGCAGCCTCATCGGCCGGGAACAGGCTCCTGTCCTCCAGGATAATCCTTGCGGTCCGCCAGTAGTGTGCGGCGAGGAGCGCGACTGCCGCATCGGCGTCCCGGCGCAGCGTCGCGTCCAGGATCTCGCGGTGCTCGGCCTCCACGTCGCGCGCGGCGAGGCTTCGTCCCGCGGCCAGGTGCCGGTAGCGCTGGTGCCGGTCGGTCAGCTGCCGGCAGAACCCGATCAGCCAGCGGGATCCGCAATTGCCGATCAGGCGTTCGTGGAAGGCGCGGTGACGTTCCTCCCAGGCGGGGTTGAGCACGCTCCCCTCCAGGGTCCGCGGTGTGCGCGAAAGCCGGTGGGCGGCGAGCACGAGGGATTCCTCCCACGCCTCCGTCGCCGCCGCGATGGATTCGCGCAGCGCCCGCTCCTCGAGCCAGCAGCGGGTGCGCGTCAGTTCCTCGAGTTCTGCCGCGCTGATGCCTGGCACGGCGAAGCCGCGCTGATCCTCGGCCAGCAGCAGCCCGTCGGCGGCCAGGCGGTTCAGCGCCTCGCGCAGGGGCGTCTGGCCGACACCGTAGCGCTCCGTCAGTCCCCGGATCGGCAGGCGGCCGGGCGGCAGCCGGCCCGACAGGATGTCCGCCCGCAGGCGCTGGTACACGCTGCTCGCGTGGGTGACCGCCGCCGTGCCGGGGGCGGCCGTGTCCGCTGCCGGGGGGCGCGCTGCCTGCTGCTGCATATTTTTTCGGTCCCCTGCGGTTGGATTGTATATGATCCGATTGACTTGGATGGCAATCTCGATCAAGCAGGGGTTGAAATCAGGCGATAGGGCGAGGGAACGGGCCATGACGGGCTTCCCGGTCACGGCATTGCGCAGCGTGGAACTGGCCGTGCCGGACCTCGTCGCGGCGGAGCGCTTCTACACCGCCACCTGGGGCCTGTTCCCGGCGGCGCAGGAACCCGGGCGGCTGTGGCTGCGCGCCACCGGCGAGGACCATCACGTCCTGCGGCTGGAGCAGGGGGGGGCGGCGATACGCTCCGTCACCTTCCGCGCCCGGGACGAGGCGGCGCTGTCGGCCGTGCTGGCCAGCGCGCAGGCCGCCGGCGCCGCCCTGCTTGCCCCGCCCGCCCCGCTCGGGGAACCGGGCGGCGGCACCGCCGCCACCCTCCGCTCGCCCGAAGGCTTCGTGCTCCGGCTGGTCGCGGGCGACGCCCGCCGCACGCCCGATCCGCCCGTGCGCGACCGGCCCGACCGGCTGACGCATGTGAACCTCAACTGCACGGACGTGGACGCCACGGCGCGCTTCTTCGAACAGGGCCTCGGCTTCAGGCTGGCCGACCGCTCGAAGCTGATGGCCTTCGAGCGCTGCAACAGCGACCACCACGCCGTCGTGCTCGCCGAGGCGCCGGTGAACGGGCTGAACCACGTGGCGTTCAACATGCCGGAGTGGGAATCGGTGATGCTCGCCGCCGGGCGGATGGTGGACGCGGGCTTCCCGATCGCCTGGGGGCCGGGGCGCCACGGGCCGGGCAACAACGTGTTCGCCTATTTCATCGACCCGTTCGGCATCGTCATCGAATACACCGCCGAGGTCGAGCAGGTGGCGGAGGACCACGTGCCGCGCGGGCCGGAGTTCTGGGTCTGGCCGCCCGGCCGCACCGACCGCTGGGGCATCGCGCCGCCGAAGCCCGAGCGCACCAAGCAGGCGC
This DNA window, taken from Dehalococcoidia bacterium, encodes the following:
- a CDS encoding IS5 family transposase yields the protein MLRGLLTDEEWSFFEPFVVSASPLGGRPARDHRRVLDAIFWIARTGAPWRDLPAELRNGNSVFRQFRRWTASGLWDVMLEALADGGGYADLLQMIDSTSIRAHHCAAGGRGGLIDRVLAAREVG
- a CDS encoding transposase encodes the protein MKCKLHIRGNAHGLPIALHVTAGQEADCSNYDALMEARYSDPAIMLGNKGYDSDPIRQDLRDRVAMPEIPTKRNRHVQHCITGLR
- a CDS encoding GntR family transcriptional regulator, encoding MIEIAIQVNRIIYNPTAGDRKNMQQQAARPPAADTAAPGTAAVTHASSVYQRLRADILSGRLPPGRLPIRGLTERYGVGQTPLREALNRLAADGLLLAEDQRGFAVPGISAAELEELTRTRCWLEERALRESIAAATEAWEESLVLAAHRLSRTPRTLEGSVLNPAWEERHRAFHERLIGNCGSRWLIGFCRQLTDRHQRYRHLAAGRSLAARDVEAEHREILDATLRRDADAAVALLAAHYWRTARIILEDRSLFPADEAALGRTGRGG
- a CDS encoding VOC family protein, whose protein sequence is MTGFPVTALRSVELAVPDLVAAERFYTATWGLFPAAQEPGRLWLRATGEDHHVLRLEQGGAAIRSVTFRARDEAALSAVLASAQAAGAALLAPPAPLGEPGGGTAATLRSPEGFVLRLVAGDARRTPDPPVRDRPDRLTHVNLNCTDVDATARFFEQGLGFRLADRSKLMAFERCNSDHHAVVLAEAPVNGLNHVAFNMPEWESVMLAAGRMVDAGFPIAWGPGRHGPGNNVFAYFIDPFGIVIEYTAEVEQVAEDHVPRGPEFWVWPPGRTDRWGIAPPKPERTKQAQLAIRFA